A genomic segment from Nicotiana tabacum cultivar K326 chromosome 7, ASM71507v2, whole genome shotgun sequence encodes:
- the LOC142162291 gene encoding uncharacterized protein LOC142162291, giving the protein MENQVIVGALFQEGTSQVRPPYFNGQHFSHWKVRMEIYAKAYDVKVWRVIKKGNYPLPAAAQPLADPEDIDSYTNKQIEVVQVTNKARNLLYNAISGEEYEKISSCDTAKEMWDKLEITYEGISKVKETHINMLVHDYELFQMKEGDSIEEMFARFSKIIKDLKAFDKPYTRGDQVRKKFRSLPTTWKTKIVTLESQDLNKLSYDELRGELIAFENTHLKKTNQEEKKNTVAFKATTEIAENDLDDDLEALQEEIAMMSRNMDGLIRRFRNTRRGRIPPRQSRQINEHDKNDGKCYEYGRFGHIQAECPDLKRKISRGFNKNKSFGSWSDENSSEHEVIANLFFMTILENEMNKSSGCWTDKDTSDDECKDNNENIFLDILDLTLKESQKLMNELKRLNKEVKDWNLKHEEHHKRSSKGKWYLDSACSSHMTCDKNLFKEITKIDGGSIKFEDDSTGKIISIGTIPFNNNCDITEVYLVDGLNDNLLSINEALKFFEIFCKKVEREKGYLIATIQSDHGGEFENRAFEDFWDPNEGIKTRGALKKKANIALISQVEPKKIEEALKDSSWIQAMQEELDQFGKNQVWKLIPKPGNISVIGTKWVFKNKFNEDGKVARNKARLVAQGYSQQEGVDYDETFAPVARLESIRILMAYASFKGFMVFQMDIKSALLNGFIEEEVYMKQPPGFVDSKFPYHVYKLTKALYGLKQAPRA; this is encoded by the exons atggaaAATCAAGTTATCGTAGGAGCACTCTTCCAGGAAGGAACTTCGCAAGTAAGGCCACCATACTTCAATGGACAACATTTCTCCCACTGGAAAGTGCGTATGGAGATATATGCAAAGGCGTATGACGTTAAAGTTTGGAgagtcatcaaaaaggggaattATCCTCTGCCAGCTGCTGCTCAACCACTTGCTGATCCTGAAGATATAGATTCATATACAAATAAGCAAATAGAAGTGGTACAAGTCACCAATAAGGCGAGAAACTTGCTTTATAATGCTATAAGTGGTGAAGAGTATGAGAAAATTTCTAGCTGTGACACAGCCAAAGAAATGTGGGACAAGCTTGAAATTACATACGAAGGAATCAGCAAGGTAAAGGAAACACATATCAATATGTTGGTTCATGATTACGAACTCTTCCAAATGAAAGAAGGAGATTCTATTGAAGAGATGTTTGCcagatttagcaaaataattaaagATCTAAAAGCCTTCGATAAACCATATACAAGAGGTGATCAAGTTAGAAAAAAATTCAGAAGTCTACCAACTACTTGGAAGACCAAAATAGTCACACTTGAATCTCAGGATCTAAATAAGTTATCCTATGACGAACTACGAGGAGAACTCATAGCCTTTGAAAATACACATCTTAAGAAAACaaatcaagaagaaaaaaagaatacaGTTGCATTTAAGGCCACAACTGAAATAGCTGAAAATGATCTCGATGATGATCTTGAAGCCCTTCAAGAAGAAATTGCTATGATGTCAAGAAACATGGATGGTTTAATAAGAAGATTCAGAAATACGAGGAGAGGAAGGATTCCACCTAGGCAATCTAGGCAAATCAACGAACATGACAAGAATGATGGAAAATGCTATGAGTATGGAAGATTTGGACACATTCAAGCTGAGTGCCCAGACCTAAAAAGGAAAATTTCTAGAGGCTTTAACAAGAACAAATCATTTGGAAGTTGGAGTGATGAAAACAGTTCAGAACACGAAGTGATAGCAAATCTTTTCTTCATGACGATTCTGGAAAACGAGATGAACAAATCTTCAGGATGCTGGACAGACAAGGACACTTCAGATGACGAATGCAAAGACAACAATGAGAATATTTTCTTG gatattcttgaTTTAACTTTGAAAGAGTCTCAAAAACTTATGAATGAGCTTAAGAGACTCAATAAAGAAGTAAAAGACTGGAATCTCAAACATGAa gaacaccacaaGAGAAGCAGCAAAGGAAAATGGTATTTAGACAGTGCGTGTTCTAGTCACATGACATGTGATAAAAACCTATTCAAAGAAATTACAAAAATTGATGGAGGAAGCATTAAGTTTGAAGATGACTCAACAGGAAAGATAATCAGTATTGGAACAATTCCTTTCAATAACAACTGCGATATTACTGAAGTTTATCTCGTCGATGGACTTAACGACAATCTCCTGAGTATAA ATGAAGCATTGAAATTTTTTGAGATCTTCTGCAAAAAGGTTGAAAGAGAAAAGGGATATCTAATTGCAACAATTCAgagtgatcatggaggagaatttgaaaatAGAGCATTTGAAGACTTCT GGGACCCAAATGAAGGAATAAAAACCAGAGGAGCTCTCAAAAAGAAAGCAAACATAGCATTAATCTCTCAGGTTGAacccaagaagattgaggaagCTCTAAAAGACTCAAGTTGGATACAAGCAATGCAGGAAGAGTTAGATCAATTTGGCAAAAATCAAGTATGGAAACTGATACCCAAACCTGGAAATATCTCTGTAATTGGAACAAAGtgggttttcaaaaataaatttaatgAGGATGGAAAGGTTGCAAGGAACAAAGCCAGATTAGTTGCTCAAGGATATTCACAAcaggaaggagtcgactatgacgaAACTTTTGCTCCAGTAGCTCGACTGGAGTCCATACGAATCCTTATGGCATATGCATCATTTAAGGGATTCATGGTGTTTCAAATGGACATCAAAAGTGCTTTATTGAATGGATTTATTGAGGAAGAAGTGTACATGAAGCAACCTCCTGGGTTTGTAGATTCAAAGTTTCCCTACCATGTATATAAGCTAACCAAAGCACTgtatggactaaagcaagctcCACGAGCATGA